A window from Chitinophagales bacterium encodes these proteins:
- a CDS encoding YbaB/EbfC family nucleoid-associated protein, whose translation MELHAKNYFRFLNKYDMGFFDQMKQLTEMKQKMDEVKKKLDVLEISAQNDWVKVTVNGNRRIKNIDVLKTEDTVILEAKIQAAVNEALDKAETLLQTEFASVTKGMFPNLPS comes from the coding sequence ATGGAATTACACGCAAAGAATTATTTTCGATTCCTAAACAAATACGATATGGGTTTTTTCGACCAAATGAAGCAGCTCACCGAAATGAAACAAAAAATGGATGAGGTGAAAAAGAAATTGGATGTGCTTGAAATAAGTGCACAAAATGATTGGGTTAAAGTAACCGTAAACGGCAATCGAAGGATTAAAAATATTGATGTGCTTAAAACTGAAGACACCGTGATACTTGAAGCAAAAATCCAAGCTGCAGTTAATGAAGCATTAGACAAAGCCGAAACGCTGCTGCAAACAGAGTTTGCCTCTGTAACCAAAGGTATGTTTCCTAATTTACCATCCTAA
- the asnB gene encoding asparagine synthase (glutamine-hydrolyzing) codes for MCGIAGFVLKKSREAYSQHLKAALLQLQKRGPDAHNTFVQERVGLGHARLSIIDTSNAANQPMSDSSGRFTIVFNGEIFNYRELRQQHLSHISFVTTSDTEVLLHLFIEKGKDCLPLLNGFFAFAVYDKVTEQVFIARDRFGVKPLIIFEDENQWLFASEVKALLRFPIKREINFDALQHYLQLNYVPLETSMLRGFRKLRPGSFLVISKSGLCKEGAFYEVPKTWLQHKYAGYEASQHELKKLVEAAVERRLVSDVPLGAFLSGGIDSSIVVSCAAKHTKHLNTFSIGFKDEPYFDETYYANLVAKRYQTNHTAFKISTDEMLDSIEDLLDYLDEPFADSSAIAVNILCKYTRQKATVALSGDGGDELFAGYNKHKAEWRARQHNAVNFVLKNTTPLLKMLPASRHGKFTNLFRQLQRYATGLHLSNEARYWRWCAFTNTAEAQQLLLEQHPYNQKIEAALAQIIAAENDMNNMLLADVRMVLANDMLVKVDMMSMANSLEVRTPLLDYTVVDFAFSLPFEYKLRNGSGKSILKDAFRNDLPEELFTRSKRGFEVPLLKWFRTALHEKIESHYLNNDFICEQKIFRPEKVKALKQQLFSRNPGDVHAQIWGLVVFQHWYKKYFQE; via the coding sequence ATGTGTGGCATAGCGGGTTTTGTATTAAAGAAATCAAGGGAAGCGTATTCGCAGCATCTTAAAGCGGCATTGCTGCAATTGCAAAAAAGAGGGCCGGATGCGCACAATACATTTGTTCAAGAAAGAGTTGGTTTGGGTCATGCGCGGCTTTCAATTATAGATACATCCAATGCCGCCAACCAACCTATGAGCGATTCGAGCGGCAGGTTTACCATAGTGTTTAATGGCGAAATTTTTAATTACCGCGAGTTGCGTCAGCAGCATCTTTCACATATTAGTTTTGTTACCACAAGCGATACAGAAGTATTGCTGCACCTTTTTATAGAAAAAGGGAAAGATTGCTTGCCGTTGCTCAACGGTTTTTTTGCTTTTGCTGTTTACGATAAAGTTACAGAACAGGTATTTATAGCCCGCGACCGCTTTGGCGTAAAACCATTGATAATTTTTGAAGATGAAAACCAATGGCTTTTTGCTTCCGAAGTAAAAGCGCTGCTCCGGTTTCCCATAAAAAGGGAAATAAATTTTGATGCTTTGCAACATTACTTGCAATTGAATTACGTGCCGCTGGAAACTTCTATGCTTCGAGGATTTAGAAAGTTGCGGCCGGGCAGTTTTTTAGTAATAAGTAAAAGTGGTTTGTGCAAAGAAGGTGCTTTCTACGAAGTGCCTAAAACATGGCTGCAGCATAAATATGCAGGCTATGAGGCTTCGCAACACGAGTTGAAAAAATTGGTAGAAGCAGCTGTGGAGCGCAGGTTGGTGAGCGATGTGCCTTTGGGCGCTTTTTTAAGTGGCGGCATAGATTCTTCTATTGTGGTGAGTTGTGCGGCAAAGCATACCAAGCATCTAAATACTTTTAGTATTGGATTTAAAGATGAACCATATTTTGATGAAACCTACTATGCCAATTTAGTTGCCAAGCGCTACCAAACCAACCACACTGCATTTAAGATTTCTACCGATGAAATGCTGGACAGCATTGAGGATTTACTCGATTATTTAGATGAGCCGTTTGCAGATTCATCTGCCATAGCTGTTAATATTCTATGCAAATACACCCGCCAAAAAGCAACGGTAGCACTCAGTGGCGATGGTGGCGATGAGCTCTTTGCCGGCTACAATAAACACAAGGCAGAATGGCGTGCCAGGCAACATAATGCAGTTAATTTTGTATTGAAAAATACAACACCTTTATTAAAAATGCTTCCGGCATCGCGCCATGGAAAATTCACCAATTTGTTTCGGCAATTGCAGCGCTATGCTACCGGGTTGCACTTGAGCAACGAAGCGCGCTATTGGCGCTGGTGTGCATTTACCAATACTGCCGAAGCGCAACAGTTACTATTAGAGCAGCATCCATACAATCAAAAAATAGAAGCTGCCTTAGCTCAAATTATTGCTGCTGAAAATGACATGAACAACATGCTGTTGGCAGATGTGCGCATGGTGCTGGCAAACGATATGTTGGTGAAAGTAGATATGATGAGCATGGCAAACAGTTTAGAAGTGCGCACACCGCTGTTAGATTATACGGTAGTAGATTTCGCATTTTCATTGCCGTTTGAGTATAAGCTGCGCAATGGCTCCGGCAAAAGCATTTTAAAAGATGCATTTAGAAACGATTTGCCGGAAGAGTTATTTACCCGTTCCAAAAGAGGGTTTGAGGTGCCGCTGCTCAAGTGGTTTAGAACAGCATTGCACGAAAAAATAGAAAGCCATTATTTAAACAATGACTTTATTTGCGAGCAAAAAATATTTCGTCCCGAAAAAGTGAAAGCGCTAAAGCAGCAATTATTTTCCCGAAACCCGGGCGATGTACATGCACAAATTTGGGGTTTAGTAGTTTTTCAGCATTGGTACAAAAAATATTTCCAAGAGTAA